One Phycisphaera mikurensis NBRC 102666 DNA window includes the following coding sequences:
- a CDS encoding ATP-binding protein: MPEHESDPVVVELLAAVEHEDLDFKKAERSFSKQDLQDYASGLSNMEGGRLILGITGRRPRRVAGSSAFERDLEQQARDLENAIHVSIRPEERCHFGKRVVIFHIAKHRLGVPTSNGRGGAKMRRNEELIDLTEERRHEIWNENSEDFTARTCAGATLEDLDPESIKVFREKWMDRLSGSSQKRDRRAAERRAGLSAGDFLAEVDLLRPEGPTYAAMILLATRAALTRHLGNAEIIFEYRSGRAAGPAADRLNLREGLIGCFDELWERINLRNELQSVQEGLFREPIPTFQEEPIREVMLNAVAHRDYTHQGSVMIRQYPRELRCQSPGGLPRGVTLANISDSSVPRNRRLMEALQGCGLVERSGQGIDLMFASSVLDTKPLPDFAGTDADTVVVTLGGSITSPASILALRKIAEEHGSNLGTEDFRTLHHIGRQEPVPADLQVSARHLLDLGIVESLGAGKGRRFILGRNYRKLTGDLEKYTQERGLDREQNVQLLLKHLQHCGSEGAQISDLQKVIPALSRGQIKARLATLAERHLARLGTSDGRLRRGHHARWFVVEDGVDADD; the protein is encoded by the coding sequence ATGCCTGAACATGAATCCGATCCCGTCGTGGTCGAACTTCTCGCTGCCGTCGAGCACGAAGATCTCGATTTCAAGAAGGCCGAGCGCAGCTTCTCGAAACAGGACCTGCAGGACTACGCCTCCGGGCTCTCCAACATGGAGGGCGGCCGGCTGATCCTCGGGATCACCGGGCGACGGCCACGGCGTGTCGCTGGCTCCAGCGCCTTCGAGCGGGACTTGGAGCAGCAAGCCCGCGACCTCGAGAACGCGATCCACGTCTCGATTCGACCCGAAGAGAGATGTCACTTCGGCAAGCGGGTCGTGATTTTCCACATCGCCAAACACCGACTCGGCGTTCCAACCTCCAACGGTCGCGGCGGAGCGAAGATGCGTCGGAACGAGGAACTGATCGACCTCACCGAGGAGCGGCGACACGAGATCTGGAATGAGAACTCTGAAGACTTCACGGCGCGAACCTGCGCCGGAGCCACGCTGGAGGACCTTGATCCCGAAAGCATCAAGGTCTTTCGTGAAAAGTGGATGGACCGGCTCTCGGGCTCCAGCCAAAAACGAGATCGCCGCGCGGCGGAGCGTCGAGCGGGTCTTTCAGCCGGCGACTTTCTCGCCGAAGTGGACCTGCTGAGGCCGGAGGGGCCGACCTATGCGGCGATGATCCTCTTGGCCACGAGAGCTGCCTTGACCCGCCACCTTGGCAACGCCGAGATCATCTTCGAGTACCGCAGCGGCAGGGCCGCTGGTCCCGCTGCGGACCGGTTGAACCTGCGGGAGGGCCTGATCGGCTGTTTCGACGAACTCTGGGAGCGGATCAACCTGCGAAACGAACTACAGAGCGTCCAGGAAGGCCTCTTCCGCGAGCCCATTCCTACGTTTCAGGAAGAACCGATCCGCGAGGTCATGCTCAACGCCGTCGCCCATCGCGACTACACCCACCAAGGCAGCGTGATGATCAGGCAGTACCCGCGCGAACTGCGGTGTCAGAGCCCCGGCGGCCTTCCACGCGGCGTCACCCTCGCCAACATCTCGGACAGTTCCGTCCCACGGAACCGCCGGCTGATGGAGGCGCTCCAGGGCTGCGGACTCGTGGAGCGATCCGGCCAGGGCATCGACTTGATGTTCGCATCGTCGGTTCTGGACACCAAGCCGCTGCCCGATTTTGCCGGCACGGATGCGGACACCGTCGTGGTCACCCTCGGCGGCTCCATCACCTCGCCCGCGTCGATCCTGGCGCTACGCAAGATCGCCGAGGAACACGGGAGCAACCTCGGGACCGAGGACTTCCGCACGCTCCACCACATCGGCCGCCAAGAACCCGTGCCCGCCGACCTCCAGGTCAGCGCGAGGCACCTGTTGGACCTCGGGATCGTCGAGTCGCTCGGAGCGGGGAAAGGCCGGCGATTCATCCTCGGCCGGAACTACCGAAAGCTCACCGGCGACCTTGAGAAGTACACCCAGGAGCGAGGGCTGGACCGGGAGCAGAACGTCCAGCTCCTCTTAAAGCACCTACAGCACTGCGGGAGCGAAGGAGCACAGATCAGCGACCTTCAGAAGGTTATCCCGGCGCTGAGCCGCGGTCAGATCAAGGCAAGGCTGGCCACGCTCGCCGAGCGTCACCTGGCGCGGCTGGGAACCTCCGACGGGCGGCTCAGGCGTGGACACCACGCCCGCTGGTTCGTCGTGGAAGACGGTGTGGACGCGGATGATTGA
- a CDS encoding site-specific DNA-methyltransferase, which translates to MARRKKPSSPKPVVAHRHTDATRRNIPTAEMEPVMVREEAAPKDVKYARNQPGEEVREAIEAREPGLDPQLVWRGKDTRPFSELVVKAPPLFIQEKVHPRVLVEDLRRQTEQARMAKEIAGGGRTVDEQIDLFADFNGLPEDPDARTDFYHHDQHWSNRMILGDSLQVMASLAEREGLRGKVQAIYFDPPYGIKFNSNFQWSTTSRDVKDGNAEHITRDPEQVKAFRDTWEDGIHSYLTYLRDRLTAARDLLTESGSIFVQIGDENVHRVRCLMDDIFGESNFLASIGFTKTSVGLQASSRVALIFDSILWYSKDEGKGKFRRLLDHKGEGFDSQYSLYLEDDGSARGLTPEEKDSFPDSIDVNRVLQADNLTKPGPGAKYQVHFRGQTFDPGKRWWGTTEDNMNRLLKAGRAVISGKSLRYARFFSDSRYGQLSNIWTGYLGQSSPTYVVQTNTDVVARCLLMATDPGDLVLDPTCGSGTTATVAEQWGRRWITIDTSRVALALARARVMGARYPYYLLADSPEGARKEAEVTRSEVRSAPAGGHRDDLKRGFVYERVPHVTLKSIANNSEIDVIWENFQETLEPLREQLNEALGTSWEEWEIPRTWEEAVARVPRPPGGGETGSAEEDPPPGGRGTQEAEELHASWWEARIARQREIDASIAAKADSEFLYDKPYEDRKKVRVAGPFTVESLSPHRMLGTDENGGPVDYAPDAASAGSAAVAAGDFSSMILSNLRSAGVQQADKGDRIEFDSLEPWPGKMIAAEGRYTRDGKTRRLAVLIGPEFGALRQNDLTVAAVEAAESGFDGLLACGFAYEANTSDLTRVGRIDVIKARMNADLHMADLKNTGAGNLFVVFGEPDIEVLPPEDAPDGADPADYDAIRVRVRGVDVFDPKTGKVRSDSADGIACWFVDTDYNQESFFVRQAYFLGAGDPYKSLKTTLKAEIDRDAWETLNSDVSRAFPKPEGGRIAVKVINHLGDEALKVFRVG; encoded by the coding sequence ATGGCCCGCAGAAAGAAGCCCAGCAGCCCCAAGCCCGTCGTCGCGCACCGCCACACGGACGCGACGCGGCGGAACATCCCCACGGCGGAGATGGAGCCGGTGATGGTGCGGGAGGAGGCCGCACCGAAGGACGTGAAGTACGCCCGGAATCAGCCCGGCGAGGAGGTGCGGGAGGCGATCGAGGCGCGGGAGCCGGGGCTGGACCCGCAGCTGGTGTGGCGGGGCAAGGACACGCGGCCGTTCTCGGAGCTGGTCGTCAAGGCCCCGCCGCTGTTCATCCAGGAGAAGGTGCACCCGCGGGTGCTGGTGGAGGACCTGCGGCGGCAGACCGAGCAGGCGCGGATGGCGAAGGAGATCGCCGGCGGCGGCAGGACCGTCGATGAACAGATCGACCTGTTCGCCGACTTCAACGGGCTGCCCGAGGACCCCGACGCCCGGACCGACTTCTACCACCACGACCAGCACTGGTCCAACCGGATGATCCTCGGCGACTCGCTGCAGGTGATGGCCTCGCTCGCGGAGCGGGAGGGCCTCCGCGGGAAGGTGCAGGCGATCTACTTCGACCCGCCCTACGGGATCAAGTTCAACAGCAACTTCCAGTGGAGCACCACCAGCCGCGACGTGAAGGACGGCAACGCGGAGCACATCACCCGCGACCCCGAGCAGGTCAAGGCCTTCCGCGACACGTGGGAGGACGGGATCCACAGCTACCTCACCTACCTGCGCGACCGGCTGACCGCCGCGCGGGACCTGCTGACCGAGAGCGGGAGCATCTTCGTGCAGATCGGGGATGAGAACGTGCACCGGGTGCGGTGCCTCATGGACGACATCTTTGGCGAGAGCAACTTCCTAGCGTCCATCGGATTCACAAAAACTTCCGTTGGTCTTCAGGCATCATCTCGAGTCGCCCTAATCTTTGATTCCATTCTTTGGTATTCGAAGGATGAAGGCAAGGGTAAGTTTCGACGTCTGCTAGATCACAAAGGCGAAGGCTTCGACTCGCAGTATTCGCTTTATCTTGAAGATGATGGGAGCGCACGTGGTCTAACTCCGGAGGAGAAAGACAGCTTCCCCGATAGCATTGACGTCAATCGAGTTCTCCAAGCAGATAACCTGACGAAGCCTGGCCCTGGCGCGAAGTATCAAGTTCATTTTCGCGGACAAACTTTTGATCCGGGGAAGAGATGGTGGGGAACAACCGAAGATAACATGAACCGCCTTTTGAAAGCGGGGCGAGCAGTTATATCGGGAAAGTCTCTTCGATACGCTCGTTTCTTCTCCGATAGCAGGTACGGGCAACTAAGCAATATCTGGACTGGGTATCTTGGTCAGAGTTCGCCCACATACGTGGTACAGACCAACACAGATGTAGTTGCCCGTTGCCTCCTCATGGCCACCGACCCCGGCGACCTCGTGCTCGACCCGACCTGCGGGTCGGGCACCACGGCCACCGTCGCCGAGCAGTGGGGCCGCCGGTGGATCACGATCGACACCAGCCGCGTGGCGCTCGCGCTGGCGCGGGCGAGGGTCATGGGGGCCCGCTACCCGTACTACCTGCTGGCCGACTCGCCCGAGGGGGCGAGAAAGGAAGCCGAGGTCACCCGCTCGGAGGTCCGCTCCGCCCCGGCGGGCGGGCACCGCGACGACCTGAAGCGCGGCTTCGTCTACGAGCGGGTGCCGCACGTGACGCTCAAGTCGATCGCGAACAACAGCGAGATCGACGTGATCTGGGAGAACTTCCAGGAGACGCTGGAGCCGCTGCGGGAACAGCTCAACGAGGCGCTCGGGACCTCCTGGGAGGAGTGGGAGATCCCACGGACCTGGGAAGAAGCCGTTGCCCGGGTGCCACGCCCTCCAGGGGGTGGTGAAACCGGTTCCGCGGAAGAAGACCCACCCCCTGGAGGGCGTGGCACCCAGGAGGCGGAGGAGCTGCACGCGTCGTGGTGGGAGGCGCGGATCGCGCGGCAGAGAGAGATCGACGCCTCCATCGCCGCCAAGGCCGACTCCGAGTTCCTCTACGACAAGCCCTATGAGGACCGAAAGAAGGTTCGCGTGGCCGGGCCCTTCACCGTGGAGAGCCTCTCACCGCACCGGATGCTCGGCACCGACGAGAACGGCGGCCCGGTGGACTACGCCCCGGATGCCGCCTCCGCGGGATCCGCCGCCGTCGCGGCGGGGGACTTCAGTTCGATGATCCTCTCGAACCTCCGCTCCGCGGGGGTGCAGCAGGCGGACAAGGGGGACCGCATCGAGTTCGACTCGCTGGAGCCGTGGCCGGGGAAGATGATCGCCGCCGAGGGCCGGTACACCCGCGACGGGAAGACCCGCCGGCTCGCGGTGCTCATCGGCCCGGAGTTCGGTGCCCTCCGCCAGAACGACCTGACCGTCGCCGCCGTCGAGGCCGCCGAGAGCGGCTTCGACGGCCTGCTCGCCTGCGGCTTCGCCTACGAGGCCAACACCAGCGACCTCACGCGCGTCGGCCGCATCGACGTCATCAAGGCCCGCATGAACGCGGACCTGCACATGGCGGACCTGAAGAACACCGGCGCCGGCAACCTGTTCGTCGTCTTCGGCGAGCCCGACATCGAGGTGCTGCCCCCGGAGGACGCGCCCGACGGTGCCGACCCCGCCGACTACGACGCCATCCGCGTCCGCGTCCGCGGGGTGGACGTGTTCGATCCGAAAACAGGAAAAGTCCGCAGCGACTCGGCGGACGGCATCGCCTGCTGGTTCGTCGACACCGACTACAACCAGGAGAGCTTCTTCGTGCGGCAGGCGTACTTCCTGGGCGCCGGCGACCCGTACAAGAGTCTGAAGACCACGCTGAAGGCCGAGATCGACCGCGACGCGTGGGAGACGCTGAACTCCGACGTGAGCCGGGCGTTCCCCAAGCCGGAGGGCGGCCGCATCGCCGTGAAGGTCATCAACCACCTCGGCGACGAGGCGCTGAAGGTGTTTCGGGTGGGGTGA
- a CDS encoding ATP-binding protein, whose product MDAASNPFEPGAGNQPPELAGRDEVREKVRIALERAKRGRSARGLILPGLRGVGKTVLLRQIGRDAAAAGGVVVTLEAPEQRSLPALLIPQLRVALLQLSRVAAAKEHAERAMRVLTGFTRALRVKYQDIEVSLSGEAEEGFGDNGDLEQDLQTLLVQVGAAAAAARKPVLILIDELQYVKVTELGALLSASHRLSQEALPVMLIGAGLPQLLARMAKAKSYAERLFEYPRVDALPEEAARRALVKPAADEGAAFEEEALAEILRQTRGYPYFLQEWGKHAWDFAERSPITLDDVVAASAAAVLALDEGFFRVRLDRVTPMERRYLRAMAELGEGPHRSGDVAEQMNRSLESLGSTRDKLIRKGMIWSPAYAEIAFTVPMFDRYLKRVIPDAEADEEP is encoded by the coding sequence GTGGACGCCGCCTCCAACCCTTTCGAGCCCGGTGCGGGCAACCAGCCGCCCGAGCTGGCAGGCCGGGACGAAGTGCGTGAGAAGGTGCGGATCGCGCTGGAGCGAGCCAAGCGTGGCCGCTCCGCCCGCGGGCTGATCCTGCCGGGCCTGCGTGGCGTGGGCAAGACGGTGCTGCTGCGGCAGATCGGCCGCGACGCGGCGGCCGCGGGCGGGGTGGTGGTGACGCTGGAGGCGCCGGAGCAGCGTTCCCTGCCGGCACTGCTGATCCCGCAGCTGCGGGTGGCGCTGCTGCAGCTCTCCCGCGTGGCCGCCGCGAAGGAACACGCGGAGCGGGCGATGCGGGTGCTGACCGGCTTCACCCGGGCCCTGCGGGTCAAGTACCAGGACATCGAGGTCAGCCTCTCGGGCGAGGCCGAGGAGGGCTTCGGAGACAACGGTGACCTGGAGCAGGACCTGCAGACGTTGCTCGTGCAGGTGGGCGCCGCGGCCGCCGCGGCGAGGAAGCCGGTGCTGATCCTGATCGACGAGCTGCAGTACGTGAAGGTGACCGAGCTGGGCGCCCTGCTGTCCGCCAGCCACCGGCTCAGCCAGGAAGCGCTGCCGGTGATGCTGATCGGAGCGGGCCTGCCCCAGTTGCTCGCCCGCATGGCGAAGGCGAAGTCCTACGCGGAGCGGCTCTTCGAGTACCCGCGGGTCGATGCGCTGCCCGAGGAGGCCGCCCGCCGGGCGCTGGTGAAGCCCGCCGCGGACGAGGGAGCCGCCTTCGAGGAGGAAGCCCTCGCCGAGATCCTCCGCCAGACCCGCGGCTACCCGTACTTCCTCCAAGAGTGGGGCAAGCACGCCTGGGACTTCGCCGAGCGGTCGCCGATCACGCTCGACGACGTGGTGGCCGCTTCGGCCGCGGCCGTCTTGGCGCTGGACGAGGGCTTCTTCCGCGTGCGGCTCGACCGCGTGACGCCGATGGAGCGGCGCTACCTCCGGGCCATGGCCGAGCTTGGAGAGGGGCCGCACCGCTCCGGCGACGTGGCCGAGCAGATGAACCGCTCGCTGGAATCGCTGGGTTCCACCCGAGACAAACTCATCCGCAAGGGGATGATCTGGAGCCCGGCGTACGCGGAGATCGCGTTCACGGTGCCGATGTTCGACCGCTACCTGAAGCGGGTGATCCCGGACGCGGAGGCGGACGAAGAGCCGTGA
- a CDS encoding 3'-5' exonuclease codes for MIFLLADTLTRALAKLTNQEQKRVKLTCFQLQVDPTGHGLQKHRIDHGKDPNFWSARVSRDLRLILHQTGSSLLACYAGHHDDAYAWAQRRRLETHPRTGAAQLVEVREAVEEANPRTVAENEETPPRSADSAPGVPIFRGESDERLLSFGVPEDWLPDVKAVVDEDALLALADRLPAEAAEALLSLAVGEEPEVTPATEPATPEEALAHPDARRRFHLIENDAELERALEAPADGWAVFLHPSQRRIVDATPAGPTRVAGSAGTGKTVVALHRAARVLAQRPEARVLLTTFDPVLARQLRRKMSLLLDEDARKRLVVRSLDDFALDHHEAAVGSVTVATRGMVRRAVEDAHAGAAHAFPWLSPELLESEWRDVVDAWQIESLEAYRELKRVGQRTRLGEKQREAVWTCLEAARRQLAAAGLSTMPRVYAALAGEEDRAGITHAVVDEAQDIGVAQLRYLAGLTKSEKQSSDAPDALFFAGDLNQRIFQAPFSWKQLGVDVRGRSRTLKLNYRTSHQIRRVSDRLLDPTAADVDGNEADSRGTTSAFSGPPPEVRAFDDAAAESQAAGAWIAERLAEGVPAEEIAVFTRTEGLLTRAEAAVRGAGATPAVLDGRADRPAGRVAIGPMHRAKGLEFRAVAVIACDRDVLPLSSRLLATPDPARWQDVLDAERHLLYVACTRARERLLVTAVSPASELLDELGGS; via the coding sequence GTGATCTTCCTCCTCGCCGACACGCTAACCCGAGCGCTCGCGAAGCTCACGAACCAGGAGCAGAAGCGGGTGAAGCTCACGTGCTTCCAGCTTCAAGTGGACCCCACCGGACACGGACTCCAGAAGCACCGAATCGACCATGGGAAGGACCCCAACTTCTGGTCGGCGCGTGTCAGCCGCGACCTCCGGCTGATCCTTCACCAGACGGGCAGCAGCCTCCTCGCGTGCTACGCCGGGCACCACGACGACGCGTACGCGTGGGCGCAGCGCCGGCGGCTGGAGACGCACCCGCGGACGGGGGCGGCGCAGCTGGTGGAGGTGCGCGAAGCGGTGGAGGAAGCAAATCCGCGGACCGTGGCCGAAAACGAGGAAACACCGCCACGGTCCGCGGATTCGGCGCCGGGAGTGCCGATCTTCCGGGGGGAGAGCGACGAGCGGCTGCTGTCCTTTGGCGTGCCGGAGGACTGGCTGCCCGACGTGAAGGCGGTGGTGGACGAGGACGCGCTGCTGGCCCTGGCCGACCGGCTGCCGGCGGAGGCGGCGGAGGCGCTCCTGTCGCTGGCGGTGGGCGAGGAGCCGGAAGTCACGCCGGCGACCGAGCCCGCTACGCCGGAGGAGGCCCTCGCCCACCCCGACGCTCGGCGCCGCTTCCACCTGATCGAGAACGATGCGGAGCTGGAGCGGGCCCTGGAGGCACCCGCCGACGGCTGGGCGGTGTTCCTGCACCCCAGCCAGCGGAGAATCGTCGACGCGACGCCGGCGGGGCCGACGCGGGTGGCCGGCTCGGCGGGCACGGGCAAGACGGTGGTGGCGCTGCACCGGGCGGCGCGGGTCCTGGCGCAGCGGCCCGAGGCCCGGGTGTTGCTCACAACCTTCGACCCGGTGCTGGCCCGGCAGCTGCGGCGGAAGATGAGCCTGCTGCTGGACGAGGACGCGAGGAAGCGGCTGGTGGTCAGGTCGCTCGACGACTTCGCGCTCGATCACCACGAGGCGGCAGTGGGCAGCGTGACCGTCGCCACCCGGGGCATGGTCCGCCGGGCGGTGGAGGACGCGCACGCGGGAGCTGCCCACGCGTTCCCGTGGCTCTCGCCGGAGCTGCTCGAGAGCGAGTGGCGGGACGTGGTGGACGCGTGGCAGATTGAGTCGCTGGAAGCGTACCGCGAGTTGAAGCGGGTCGGCCAGCGGACGCGGCTCGGCGAGAAGCAGCGGGAGGCGGTGTGGACCTGCCTGGAGGCGGCGCGAAGGCAGCTCGCCGCGGCCGGGCTCTCGACGATGCCGCGGGTGTATGCGGCGCTCGCGGGGGAAGAGGACCGGGCGGGGATCACGCACGCGGTGGTGGACGAGGCCCAGGACATCGGCGTGGCGCAGCTGCGGTACCTCGCCGGGCTGACGAAGTCCGAGAAACAGTCCAGCGACGCGCCGGACGCCCTGTTCTTCGCCGGCGACCTCAACCAGCGGATCTTCCAGGCACCCTTCTCCTGGAAGCAGCTGGGGGTGGACGTCCGCGGGCGCAGCCGGACGCTGAAGCTGAACTACCGCACCAGCCACCAGATCCGCCGCGTGTCCGACCGGCTGCTGGACCCCACCGCCGCCGACGTGGACGGCAACGAGGCCGACAGCCGCGGAACCACTTCCGCCTTCAGCGGCCCGCCACCGGAAGTCCGCGCGTTCGACGACGCCGCGGCGGAGAGTCAGGCGGCGGGCGCGTGGATCGCGGAGCGGCTGGCCGAGGGCGTGCCGGCCGAGGAGATCGCCGTCTTCACGCGGACCGAGGGTCTTCTAACCCGCGCCGAGGCGGCGGTCCGCGGCGCGGGGGCCACGCCGGCGGTGCTCGATGGCCGGGCCGACCGCCCCGCCGGGCGCGTCGCCATCGGGCCGATGCACCGGGCCAAGGGCCTGGAGTTCCGGGCCGTGGCGGTCATCGCCTGCGATCGCGACGTGCTCCCGCTGTCATCCCGTCTGCTCGCCACGCCCGACCCCGCCCGCTGGCAGGACGTGCTCGACGCGGAGCGGCACCTGCTCTACGTCGCCTGCACGCGCGCCCGCGAGCGCTTGCTGGTGACGGCCGTTTCGCCTGCGAGCGAGCTGCTCGACGAGCTGGGCGGGAGCTGA
- the ruvB gene encoding Holliday junction branch migration DNA helicase RuvB → MSGVAKERLIAAESAGPVEEAVNLSLRPDALEDYVGQATLKEKLSITLQAVRARNEPMEHVLLHGPPGLGKTTLAHIIAKEMGTHCAITSGPALTKGADLVGTLTKLQHGDVLFIDEIHRLPVAVEEFVYPAMEDFQIDFTVDSGMHAKTIALKLKPFTLIGATTRAGLLSGPMRSRFGIAHNLQFYTRGELLTILERSAGLLDLDMDAGGREAMGAIAGRCRGTPRIANRLLRRVRDYAQVKAAGRLDRAVVDEALKLEGIDALGLDDLDRAYLGVIAKVYHGGPVGLEAVAATLGEDAGTLESVVEPYLLQLGFLARTRKGRHLTKAGADHVGFEAGEAGEGLFAGG, encoded by the coding sequence GTGTCCGGCGTGGCCAAAGAACGCCTCATCGCCGCCGAGTCCGCCGGCCCCGTCGAGGAGGCCGTCAACCTGTCGCTGCGCCCCGACGCCCTGGAGGACTACGTCGGCCAGGCCACGCTCAAGGAGAAGCTCTCCATCACGCTGCAGGCCGTCCGGGCCCGCAACGAGCCCATGGAGCACGTGCTGCTGCACGGCCCGCCGGGCCTGGGCAAGACCACGCTCGCGCACATCATCGCCAAGGAGATGGGCACGCACTGCGCGATCACCAGCGGGCCGGCGCTCACCAAGGGTGCCGACCTGGTCGGCACGCTCACCAAGCTCCAGCACGGCGACGTGCTGTTCATCGACGAGATCCACCGGCTGCCCGTCGCCGTTGAGGAGTTCGTCTACCCGGCGATGGAGGATTTCCAGATCGACTTCACCGTCGATTCGGGCATGCACGCGAAGACGATCGCGCTCAAGCTGAAGCCCTTCACGCTCATCGGCGCCACCACGCGGGCGGGCCTGCTGAGCGGGCCGATGCGCTCCCGCTTCGGCATCGCGCACAACCTGCAGTTCTACACCCGCGGCGAGCTTCTCACGATCCTCGAACGCTCCGCCGGGCTGCTCGACCTGGACATGGACGCCGGCGGCCGCGAGGCGATGGGCGCGATCGCCGGCCGCTGCCGCGGCACGCCGCGGATCGCCAACCGGCTGCTGCGCCGCGTCCGCGACTACGCGCAGGTGAAGGCCGCGGGCCGGCTGGACCGCGCCGTCGTCGACGAAGCGCTGAAGCTCGAAGGCATCGACGCCCTCGGCCTCGACGACCTCGACCGCGCCTACCTCGGCGTCATCGCGAAGGTCTATCACGGCGGCCCCGTCGGCCTCGAAGCCGTTGCCGCCACGCTCGGCGAGGACGCCGGCACGCTGGAGAGCGTCGTCGAGCCCTACCTCCTCCAGCTCGGCTTCCTCGCCCGCACCCGAAAGGGCCGCCACCTCACCAAGGCCGGCGCCGACCACGTGGGCTTCGAGGCGGGCGAGGCCGGCGAGGGGCTCTTTGCGGGTGGCTGA
- a CDS encoding ATPase, T2SS/T4P/T4SS family, whose amino-acid sequence MPLLERIDASGRVLEAVELGDGPAYLGRLGECAITITDDPQISRRHCAVAPVDGRWVLHDLKSRNGTFVGKHRVEAVKLRDQGVFRLGSTHVRFVERATVAAAPGAGEEEDEVFDVAVLVEGEAETADAAAAAAPRAATAPATARKVANAYGADSIQSLAKIGNDPGFRLDQMGLLNARSQVVHGEEGGGGSDSLMVLQMMLYGAARCHATDLHLEPGQADANLRMRIDGAMITVCDLPADLYKRIASLCKVLSDIDISQRAIVQEGHFSVRTPSRSIDYRVSFTPVMHGQKMVLRVLDKTLAPQTLESLGAPPGIISSLSAASEVSTGLMTVCGPTGSGKTTTLYAVLRGIDAGLRNVITIEDPIEYELEGVTQIPVDTERGHGFSALLRSCLRQDPDVIVLGEIRDQDTAVTAMQAATTGHLVLSTIHANDAIGTIFRLLDLGVEPYLVASTLNLVLAQRLVRTLCPHCKAPVELTAPDLARLGLESPPEDPVLGPVGCARCFATGYRGRTGVHELMTASDAIRDVVMAKPNIAQLKAAAREAGLVTLRERARELILAGETGIDEAHRVVGLI is encoded by the coding sequence ATGCCACTCCTGGAACGGATCGACGCGAGCGGGCGGGTGCTGGAAGCGGTCGAGCTCGGCGACGGGCCGGCGTACCTCGGCCGGCTCGGGGAGTGCGCGATCACCATCACCGACGACCCGCAGATCTCCCGGCGGCACTGCGCGGTGGCGCCGGTGGACGGCCGCTGGGTTCTGCACGACCTCAAGAGCCGCAACGGCACCTTCGTCGGCAAGCACCGCGTGGAGGCGGTGAAGCTGCGCGACCAGGGCGTCTTCCGCCTGGGCTCCACGCACGTCCGCTTCGTGGAGCGGGCGACGGTCGCCGCGGCCCCGGGGGCGGGCGAGGAGGAGGACGAGGTGTTCGACGTCGCGGTGCTCGTCGAGGGCGAAGCCGAGACGGCCGACGCCGCGGCCGCGGCCGCACCCCGGGCCGCGACCGCCCCCGCGACCGCGAGAAAGGTCGCCAACGCCTACGGCGCCGACTCGATCCAGTCGCTCGCGAAGATCGGCAACGACCCGGGCTTCCGGCTCGACCAGATGGGCCTGCTCAACGCCCGCAGCCAGGTCGTCCACGGCGAGGAGGGCGGCGGCGGCAGCGACTCGCTGATGGTGCTGCAGATGATGCTCTACGGGGCGGCCCGCTGCCACGCCACCGACCTGCACCTGGAGCCCGGCCAGGCCGACGCCAACCTGCGGATGCGCATCGACGGCGCGATGATCACCGTCTGCGACCTGCCCGCCGACCTGTACAAGCGGATCGCCTCGCTGTGCAAGGTGCTCTCCGACATCGACATCTCCCAGCGGGCGATCGTGCAGGAGGGCCACTTCAGCGTCCGCACGCCCAGCCGCAGCATCGACTACCGCGTGAGCTTCACCCCGGTGATGCACGGCCAGAAGATGGTGCTGCGCGTGCTCGACAAGACGCTCGCGCCGCAGACGCTGGAGAGCCTCGGGGCCCCGCCGGGCATCATCTCCAGCCTCTCCGCCGCCAGCGAGGTGAGCACCGGGCTGATGACCGTGTGCGGCCCGACCGGCTCGGGCAAGACCACGACGCTGTACGCGGTCCTCCGCGGCATCGACGCCGGGCTGCGCAACGTCATCACGATCGAGGACCCCATCGAGTACGAGCTCGAGGGCGTCACGCAGATCCCCGTCGACACCGAGCGCGGCCACGGCTTCTCGGCGCTGCTGCGCTCGTGCCTGCGGCAGGACCCCGACGTCATCGTGCTCGGCGAGATCCGCGACCAGGACACCGCCGTCACCGCGATGCAGGCCGCGACGACCGGGCACCTGGTGCTGTCGACCATCCACGCCAACGACGCGATCGGCACGATCTTCCGCCTGCTGGACCTCGGCGTCGAGCCCTACCTCGTCGCCAGCACGCTGAACCTCGTGCTCGCCCAGCGGCTGGTCCGCACGCTGTGCCCGCACTGCAAGGCCCCGGTGGAGCTGACCGCTCCGGACCTCGCCCGCCTCGGCCTCGAGAGCCCGCCCGAGGACCCCGTTCTTGGCCCCGTCGGCTGCGCCCGGTGCTTCGCCACCGGCTACCGCGGCCGCACCGGCGTGCACGAGCTGATGACCGCCAGCGACGCGATCCGCGACGTCGTCATGGCCAAGCCGAACATCGCGCAGCTCAAGGCGGCGGCGAGAGAGGCGGGGCTGGTGACGCTGCGGGAGCGGGCGCGGGAGCTGATCCTCGCGGGGGAGACGGGGATCGACGAGGCGCACCGCGTCGTTGGCTTGATCTGA